In Fusarium falciforme chromosome 9, complete sequence, the sequence TTCTGAGCATTCGCATCGTTCTGAGCTGGCCGCCAACATCCTCAACGAAGCCAAGGCGGATCTTGCCTCCTACCTCGACATTCCCGAGGACTATGAAGTTCTCTTTATGCAGGGTGGCGGTACCGGAGAGTTCTCCGCCACCATGTACAACCTTGTTGGTGCGTGGGtaaccaagaagaaggcccagaTCGTCGCCTCCCtcaacaaggccgaggacgacCCTCTTGTGGAGCAGGAGCTCCGAAATGCCGTCGACAAAGAGCTCAAGGTGGATTACATCGTCACTGGCGGCTGGTCGCAGAAGGCTtccgaggaggccaagcgACTTCTTGGTCCTGAGCACGTCAACATTGTTGCCGACGCTCGCAAGGTCAACGATGGCAAGTATGGCAAGATCCCTGAGGAGAGCACCTGGAACCTCTCCAAGGATGCTGCTCTGGTGTACTACTGCGACAACGAGACCGTCGATGGCGTCGAGTTCCCTGCCTTCCCCAAGACTCTGACTCCTGGACCTGATGGCAATGGCCCTATCGTGGTGGCCGACATGTCATCCAACATCCTCTCTCGACGAATTCCTGTCAAGAACTACtccgtcatcttcttcggaGCCCAGAAGAACCTCGGCTGCACTGGTGTCACTGTTGTGATCATCAAGAAAAgcctcctccctccccaGACTTCTCAGCCTCCTGCTCCTCTTCTCAGGAAACTTGGTCTTCCTATTCCTCCCATCATTTTCCAGTACGAGACCATTGCCAAGAACAACAGTCTCTACAACACCCTCAGCATCTTTGAGTGAGTATTCGGCGAAAACTGAACCAATTACTTAGCTGACTTAGATTTAGTGTCTACATTGCTGGCCAGGTTCTCAAGAAGCTGCTCCGCACTTATTCCAACAAGGTTGACGGCCAGGAGGCCGTGGcggtcaagaaggccgacCTCATCTATGCTGCTCTCGAGGCCCACCCCGACGTGTACAGAATTGTCCCGGACAAGTCTGTCCGCTCAAGGATGAACATCTGCTTCCGCGTCACCAAGAACGGCGACACTGATGCGACCGAGAAGACCTTCCTGAAGGAGGCCACCAGCCTGGGCCTGACTGGTCTCAAGGGTCACCGCAGCGTCGGTGGTATTCGTGCCAGCAACTACAACTCGATTCCCCTGGAGGGCGCTGAGAAGCTTGCCAAGTTCATTGAgacttttgcttcttcttgagtgGTTTTGAAATAGGTCAATGAGGTTATAGGGTAGATGAAAGATGTGGATGTGAAATGAGGATGAAGGGAAAGGCAGTCAACCTAAAATGGGTGCTAAATTCAACATATTTAGCACATTTATCAGGCAAAGGATACAAATAGTAAATCAAAGTAAAATTTCAACACACGATTATGCTCCTGTAGGTTCTGGTTTGGGGATGAGAGGACTTTCTTTACTAGGCGGTGTTGTAGCAGGCTGTGGCCGCTGTAACGTCTCGGCTTTTAGGTCTCGTGCACAGTGAAAAGTTGCCGTCCCGCAAAACACCTCGAGATttatcatcctcatcatcagcaaCCAGCTCATCAGCCAATGTCTTGCCTCGTTTTCATACTCCAATAACTCATTTAATCTTCTAGATTTCATTCTCGCTCATGCTCAGGCGCAGTCTCCGTCTGAGGAGACTCAATTGCGCCCAGCCAGCCTCACGATTCTCGGTTCCAGCCATAAGCTGCCGATTCCATCCCACCTCGTTATCACCACAAAGCTGCCCCAGCATCAGGCTATCGAGAACCTTCTCACAGCAGTCATGGCACACTCATAAATCCGATGATACGACTAGACTCCCGGCTGTAGATGACACCATATATGCCCTGTCGACCGCTCAGGGCCGAGCTGGCATTGCTGTGATTCGCATATCAGGCCCATCGTGTCTTGAAGTAAGTAGTCTCAAATGCCTCATCCAATACCTGTGCTAACTCGAACATCTAGATTTACAAGGAACTGTGCCCGTCAAAACCGCTACCAAAGCCAAGGTATGCAACTGTGAGATCTCTTTATGACCCAAAGCCTGCCAGAGATGGACCCATCGTCCTAGACTCGGAAGCCCTCATCCTCTACTTCCCCAACCCAAAGACGGTAACGGGCGAAGATGTCCTAGAATTGCATGTCCATGGCGGAGCGGCTACCGTCAAGGCAGTGCTATCCGCGATCCCACGATGCTCCACAGTCCAGCGTATCCGATACGCCGAGCCTGGCGAGTTTACCAAGCGTGCCTTCTTCAACGACCGGCTCGACCTTGCTCAGATCGAATCCCTGAGCGACACGCTCGCCGCAGAGACGGAGCAGCAGCGTCGTGCGGCTGTACGCGGCAACTCGGGAGCGCTGGGTCGCCAATACGAGGCGTGGAGGGAACAGCTGCTACTCGCGCGAGGGGAGATTGAGGCGCTGATCGACTTTTCAGAGGATCAGCACTTTGATGAGTCCCAGGCAGACTTGCTGCACAATGTAACGACTCAGGTTGCAAGGATGCTACACAGCATCGAGCTGCATGAGCAAGGAAGCCAGCGGAGCGAGCTCCTGAGGAATGGGATCCGAATTGCGCTGCTGGGGCCACCCAACGTCGGAAAGTCGTCCCTCATGAACCTCATCGTCGGACGGGAGGCATCCATCGTGTCCGGGGAGGCTGGCACGACCCGCGACATCATCGAGGCCAGCCTGGACATCCGTGGCTATTTATGTTCGTTTGCGGACACGGCAGGATTTCGCTCCAACGGCTCTGGGACGACCAACGGGGCTGGCGGTGGCGCAATTGGGGCcgtggaagaggagggaaTCCGGCGAGCGAAGCAAAAGGCCATGGACTCGGATCTGGTCATTGTGCTGGCGTCGGTTGAAGATAGTCCTAGAGGATCATTTCTGCAGTACGATGAGGAAACTTTGGACCTGGCTGCGGGGGCCGAAGATTGTCTTATTGTGGTCAACAAGCGGGACG encodes:
- a CDS encoding Phosphoserine transaminase; protein product: MPSRSEITYFGAGPAALPTDVLETAAQALLDYNGTGLGISEHSHRSELAANILNEAKADLASYLDIPEDYEVLFMQGGGTGEFSATMYNLVGAWVTKKKAQIVASLNKAEDDPLVEQELRNAVDKELKVDYIVTGGWSQKASEEAKRLLGPEHVNIVADARKVNDGKYGKIPEESTWNLSKDAALVYYCDNETVDGVEFPAFPKTLTPGPDGNGPIVVADMSSNILSRRIPVKNYSVIFFGAQKNLGCTGVTVVIIKKSLLPPQTSQPPAPLLRKLGLPIPPIIFQYETIAKNNSLYNTLSIFDVYIAGQVLKKLLRTYSNKVDGQEAVAVKKADLIYAALEAHPDVYRIVPDKSVRSRMNICFRVTKNGDTDATEKTFLKEATSLGLTGLKGHRSVGGIRASNYNSIPLEGAEKLAKFIETFASS